The Cytobacillus sp. NJ13 sequence GCCAGCAATAATAATGATAGCCGGCAAAAATAAGATAGGATTCCAGTTAAATATTTGTTCAATTGTTGATGAAACGCCAGATACATTTGCATCCATTATTTCTGTTGCATCTATATTTAAACCAACAAGAAAAAATACAAGAGCTGCTGTTAGCATGGAAGGGACTGACGTAAACATTAAATGTTTGATATGCTGATATAAATCAACTTCAGCAATTAATGAACTCATATTAGTTGTATCAGATAATGGTGAAAGCTTGTCCCCAAAATAAGCCCCTGATATAACAGCTCCTGCTGTTATTGCAAGATTAACATCCATAGCACCAGCAATCCCCATAATAGCAACTCCGATTGTTCCTGCAGAGCCAAAGGAGGTACCTGTACAAGTTGAAACCACCGCTGTTGCTAAAAAAGCTAAAATATATAGATATTGCGGATTTATTATTTCTAATCCGAAATAAATAAAATAAGGGATTGTTCCAGATATCATCCAAGTACCAATTATCAATCCAATACTATATAAAATCAGAATAGCAAGCACCGCAGTCTTGATTTTTTGCGACATAATTTCCATGATGTTCTCCCATCGCTCACCATGTAAAATAGCAAATAATGTTACTATTGTACCTGCAGAAATTAATACAAATTCTGTTTTAAAGCCTGCTATCATAATTCCGTATACCATGATAAACATAATAACTGCTAACAAAAGAATTGCCGCTAAGAAAGATGGCTGTTTCTTAGTTTTCCCTTGCATTAATTCCACCTCCTAGTATTTGGTTAAGCCAATAGATAGATTATTCAGAGCACATGCTATGTCTATTTTTTTCATAAAAATAATAACCCCCTTTTCAATTTGAGAAATAGTGACTCTCATACTAAGATAGCCTTTCGAAGTTGTTTAACAAACTAAATTTTCTGAATTCGCATTCCGGAGAAATACTTCTTACTTCTGCATATTCAAAACACACCTTTTTTTAAAATGATATTTCCATAAGGTGCACGCTCACTCGTAGCCACTATTGCATATGCTCGCTTACTGCGATCGTAAAAATCTTCCCTTTCTAATTTCTCGATTTGGACAGGAAATCCACTCAATTTATTTACAATATCTTCGTATTCCTTCCAAATAGCAGGGTTATTATCGCCTTTTACAGTATTCATCAGTAATATTGGGAATTGAACGTAAGTATCCAATGGGAAAAACTTTAATATTGCGGTTAAAAATTCTGGTACACCATGTCCATTGCCATTTATCAATCGATTTGAACGGCCGGAATGACTCGCAGCCGGAAAATTCCCGTCTGCGAGTACAATCTCATCTCCGTGCCCCATTTCCATTAAAACTTTCATAAGTTCTGGAGAAATAATAGGCGGGATTCCTTTAAGCATTTTGTAAAGCTCCATCTTTTACAAATATATTCATAAGCTTTCCTAATTTTTCAATTTCTACAGTGACTTCATCACCTGGCTGTATGTATACACGCTCTTCAGCAGGCAGTCCAAATACGACTCCCTCTGGTGTACCTGTTAAAATAAGGTCACCCGGTTCTAATGTCATGTGCATAGAAATATAACTTACGATTTCTGCACAGGAAAAGATCATATCAGAAGTATTAGAGTTCTGCCGTAACTCACCATTTACATATGTTTTCAAATCCAGTTTGTTCGGATCTCCTACTTCATCTGATGTAACTAAATAAGGACCAACTGGACTAAATCCATCACATGTTTTCCCTAACAGCCATTGTTGTGTCCTCATTTGCAAATCTCTAGCTGATAAGTCATTGACAGTACAGTAACCAAACACATGAGAAAGAGCGTCTTCTTTTGAAACGCTTTTCGTCTTCTTACCAATCACAATGCCAAGCTCAACTTCATAATCCAGTTCATTCGTTACAGCAGGGACTTCAATTTCGCATTGGTGACCTGTCAATGTGTTATCAAATTTGTTAAATAAGATTGGGACCTCCGGATATGGTGCATTTGTTTCATCTGCATGTTTGCGGTAGTTTAATCCCACACAAATAATTTTATGTGGCTTTGTTACAGCTGGCCCCCAGGCAATCTCTTGGTCTTCAATCATAACAGCACTTTCATTTGATACTGCTGCCTTCACTTTATCTTCAAACTCTTTTAATGCTATCTCATCTAATTCAATGACTTGCATGATATCTGTAAAAACATCATTCCATTTGTTTTTCTTTGCTGTTGCTTCAGCATCTATTAATCTATCATCTATTTGTACAGCTAGTTTCTTATTCTCATTTTTTATAAAAGTAGCCAATTTCATTTTTAAGATCTCCTTTTAAGCATTTTTTCCAAAAACAACTCCGCCATCTATATAAAGTGGTGATCCCATCATAAATGCCGATTCATCTGAAGCAAGGAACAATGCAGCTTTTGCCACATCATCTGGTCTTCCTAATTCTCCGCTCAATTGCCTCTTTTTAATACCTGCAATGGCAACTTCAGGGTCATCGTAGGAAGATTTCAAATAATCCTCGACAAATGGCGACATAATTGTACCAGGCAGTAAAGCATTTACTCTAATTCGATACGGAGCATAGTCCACCTGCATAGCTTTCGTCAGAGCTAGCACAGCCCCTTTTGTTGCGGAATATGCTGCACGTTTTGCCAGTCCCA is a genomic window containing:
- a CDS encoding fumarylacetoacetate hydrolase family protein, giving the protein MKLATFIKNENKKLAVQIDDRLIDAEATAKKNKWNDVFTDIMQVIELDEIALKEFEDKVKAAVSNESAVMIEDQEIAWGPAVTKPHKIICVGLNYRKHADETNAPYPEVPILFNKFDNTLTGHQCEIEVPAVTNELDYEVELGIVIGKKTKSVSKEDALSHVFGYCTVNDLSARDLQMRTQQWLLGKTCDGFSPVGPYLVTSDEVGDPNKLDLKTYVNGELRQNSNTSDMIFSCAEIVSYISMHMTLEPGDLILTGTPEGVVFGLPAEERVYIQPGDEVTVEIEKLGKLMNIFVKDGALQNA
- the nhaC gene encoding Na+/H+ antiporter NhaC; this translates as MQGKTKKQPSFLAAILLLAVIMFIMVYGIMIAGFKTEFVLISAGTIVTLFAILHGERWENIMEIMSQKIKTAVLAILILYSIGLIIGTWMISGTIPYFIYFGLEIINPQYLYILAFLATAVVSTCTGTSFGSAGTIGVAIMGIAGAMDVNLAITAGAVISGAYFGDKLSPLSDTTNMSSLIAEVDLYQHIKHLMFTSVPSMLTAALVFFLVGLNIDATEIMDANVSGVSSTIEQIFNWNPILFLPAIIIIAGSVMKKPTVVVLFLSSFTAMLIALFVQQVSFPLVIQAAIEGFNVEMMLSALPNLEISSDLQTLLNRGGIYSMHGTILFVFCAFFFASALEASQVFNVVFSRVFSYIKTATNTILVSLISGLAIILATGNSYITFFLMKEIFSEQYRKQSLHQLNLSRSMEDGGMIPEALVPWTLAGVYMATTLGVSVIDYAPWALFNMLGIVFSAILAIIGPYTNWFGIKRENISQENNSKHFPEKRITG
- a CDS encoding RbsD/FucU domain-containing protein, yielding MLKGIPPIISPELMKVLMEMGHGDEIVLADGNFPAASHSGRSNRLINGNGHGVPEFLTAILKFFPLDTYVQFPILLMNTVKGDNNPAIWKEYEDIVNKLSGFPVQIEKLEREDFYDRSKRAYAIVATSERAPYGNIILKKGVF